One region of Petroclostridium xylanilyticum genomic DNA includes:
- a CDS encoding response regulator transcription factor: protein MDKERVLIVDDEERIRDMIKEYVSLEGYIIDEASDGVDALNLFKQNKYSLVVLDVMMPKMDGWSVCREIRKTSHVPVIMLTARGEEYDKLFGFELGVDDYIVKPFSPKELLARIKAIIRRSTLPFQDAQKENKAVFEGLVIEFDSRNVYVDGNIVSLTPKEYELLNFFVRNPNRVFSREQLLTEVWGYDFTGDDRTVDTHVKMLRESLGHYRKFIVTVWGTGYKFEAGGRK, encoded by the coding sequence ATGGATAAAGAAAGAGTTTTGATAGTTGACGATGAAGAGCGTATAAGGGATATGATAAAGGAATATGTCAGTCTTGAGGGATATATTATTGATGAAGCTTCAGATGGAGTTGATGCGTTAAACCTGTTTAAACAAAATAAATACTCTCTTGTTGTGCTTGATGTTATGATGCCGAAAATGGACGGCTGGAGTGTGTGCAGGGAAATCCGGAAAACCTCTCATGTGCCTGTAATCATGCTGACAGCAAGGGGAGAAGAATACGATAAATTGTTCGGGTTTGAGCTGGGGGTGGACGACTATATTGTAAAGCCTTTCAGCCCGAAGGAGCTGCTTGCCCGTATAAAAGCGATTATAAGAAGAAGCACTTTACCGTTTCAAGACGCTCAAAAGGAGAATAAAGCTGTCTTTGAAGGTCTTGTCATTGAATTTGATTCACGTAATGTATATGTCGATGGGAATATCGTCAGCCTAACACCAAAAGAGTATGAACTGCTGAATTTCTTTGTCAGGAATCCCAATAGGGTATTTTCGAGAGAGCAGCTTCTCACAGAGGTCTGGGGCTATGATTTTACCGGAGATGATAGAACTGTGGATACCCATGTAAAAATGCTCCGCGAAAGCCTGGGCCATTACAGGAAATTTATTGTGACTGTTTGGGGAACAGGATATAAGTTTGAAGCTGGAGGCAGAAAATGA
- a CDS encoding iron-sulfur cluster assembly scaffold protein: protein MYDEMYTDTVIEHFMCPRNVGSMNDADGEGTIGDPGCGDSLTIYIKVRNGIIEDISFLVFGCAAAIATSSMTTELAKGKTIEEAMKITEDDIVEALGGLPENKKHCSNLGVKALRSAIENYYSRKVNNK from the coding sequence ATGTATGATGAGATGTATACCGATACGGTGATTGAGCATTTCATGTGCCCCAGAAATGTAGGAAGCATGAATGATGCAGATGGAGAAGGGACCATCGGTGATCCCGGTTGTGGAGATTCACTGACTATATACATTAAAGTAAGGAATGGAATTATTGAAGATATCAGTTTCCTTGTTTTCGGTTGTGCTGCTGCAATAGCGACAAGCAGTATGACAACCGAACTGGCTAAAGGCAAGACAATAGAGGAAGCGATGAAAATAACTGAAGATGATATTGTAGAGGCGTTAGGCGGTCTGCCTGAGAACAAGAAGCACTGTTCAAATCTTGGTGTAAAAGCTTTAAGAAGCGCTATTGAAAATTACTATAGCAGAAAAGTTAACAACAAATAA
- a CDS encoding GntR family transcriptional regulator, producing MNLNIKPRNRGESTRTYIYNILKENIINLNLKPGATISEKDIADLLHVSRTPVREAFIQLTHQDLIETYPQKGSYVSLIDMDLVEQSRFMRETLETAVVKLAAEKLSSDVFFDLDKNLNMQNFCIKEKNYSQFVKYDDTFHELLFRGTKKERVWESIQYISAQFSRTRILRLSSIDVSMWDTFYQDHLAILNAIKERNPQKAEDTMKIHLTRVKFYTKDLMEKYPNYFK from the coding sequence ATGAATTTAAATATAAAGCCTAGAAACCGAGGTGAATCTACTAGGACATATATATATAATATCTTAAAAGAAAATATTATTAATCTTAACCTCAAACCGGGCGCTACCATATCGGAAAAGGATATTGCGGATCTGTTACATGTTAGTAGAACACCTGTCCGAGAAGCATTTATACAACTTACACATCAAGATTTGATTGAAACATATCCGCAAAAAGGCAGCTATGTCTCTTTAATTGACATGGATTTAGTAGAACAATCCAGGTTCATGAGAGAAACTTTGGAAACCGCAGTTGTCAAACTGGCCGCAGAAAAACTGTCTTCGGATGTTTTTTTTGACCTTGATAAAAATTTAAATATGCAAAACTTTTGTATCAAGGAAAAGAATTACAGCCAATTCGTTAAATATGATGATACTTTTCACGAACTCTTATTCAGAGGTACAAAGAAAGAAAGGGTATGGGAAAGCATACAGTATATAAGCGCACAGTTCAGCAGAACTAGAATATTGCGTTTATCTTCTATCGACGTCTCCATGTGGGATACATTTTATCAAGATCACCTGGCAATCTTGAATGCTATAAAAGAAAGAAACCCCCAAAAAGCTGAAGATACAATGAAGATACATCTCACAAGAGTTAAATTTTATACAAAAGACCTTATGGAAAAATACCCAAATTATTTTAAATAA
- a CDS encoding DUF2680 domain-containing protein, translating to MKNLKKMIAAVTVVGMLGAAGAAYAATVKTPAEIASELTGKTVEDLYKERASGKTYGTIAKDAGKLEEFKAQMLEQKKAILDQRVKDGKLTQEQADEIYNSIKDNQAACDGTGSAGIGKKYGAGFGQGNGMGRGQVISRGAGMYNGGGFGGGMRAGRGLNR from the coding sequence ATGAAAAACTTAAAGAAAATGATTGCAGCAGTAACAGTAGTAGGTATGCTTGGAGCAGCCGGTGCTGCTTATGCAGCAACAGTAAAGACACCTGCAGAAATTGCATCCGAATTGACAGGGAAAACCGTTGAGGACCTCTACAAGGAGCGTGCTTCAGGAAAGACATACGGTACCATTGCAAAAGATGCCGGAAAACTTGAAGAATTCAAGGCACAAATGCTGGAACAAAAGAAAGCTATCCTTGACCAGCGTGTAAAGGATGGAAAGCTTACTCAGGAACAGGCCGACGAAATATACAATTCTATCAAAGACAACCAGGCTGCATGTGATGGAACCGGAAGTGCCGGAATTGGTAAAAAATATGGAGCAGGTTTCGGCCAGGGTAATGGTATGGGCAGAGGACAAGTAATAAGCAGAGGTGCAGGAATGTACAATGGCGGTGGATTTGGTGGCGGAATGAGAGCCGGTAGAGGCTTGAACAGGTAG
- a CDS encoding DUF6036 family nucleotidyltransferase: MDSRLCYNYVVWGVYFLGGSACILGKYTDRAIRLEQFQYLQIYVLSREDIIVSKIIRMEPKDIEDMDLLIKHSDLNLISQIIDETLQRNDLYESKRETFLGKLPFFRERYNV; encoded by the coding sequence GTGGATTCTCGTTTATGCTATAATTACGTTGTATGGGGCGTATATTTTTTGGGCGGTTCTGCGTGCATTTTAGGAAAATACACTGATAGGGCGATCAGGCTGGAACAGTTTCAGTATTTACAAATATACGTTCTATCCAGGGAAGATATCATTGTTAGCAAGATTATTCGAATGGAGCCTAAGGATATTGAAGACATGGATCTGCTTATAAAGCATAGTGACTTAAATCTTATTTCGCAAATTATTGATGAAACATTACAACGTAATGACCTTTATGAATCTAAACGTGAAACTTTTTTAGGCAAACTGCCGTTTTTTAGGGAGAGATACAATGTTTAG
- a CDS encoding MBL fold metallo-hydrolase — protein MLKVHILTDDRVRKRELLAEHGLSLWIEKDDKAILFDTGQSSVFSHNAKAMGIGLEAADYIVISHGHYDHCGGLQYFPYKDKAPAIYAHPDAFLKKFASTDKDEPSMEVGIPFEISGQDWMKDRIVYTRKPLKIDEGIMVSGEIPCSSTFEEVPKDFYVEKDGRMMHDMMLDEQMLIIEDDDEIAIFLGCSHPGVINSLKYAQKLFPEKSIKLLVAGMHLENVSPIRLQMTIQHILDMNIQKVVPLHCTGFGAMCEMKRFLGDRCLILCAGDTIEF, from the coding sequence ATGTTAAAAGTACATATTCTTACTGATGACAGAGTCAGAAAACGTGAGCTGCTTGCAGAACACGGGCTGTCTCTCTGGATAGAAAAAGACGACAAAGCAATATTGTTTGATACAGGCCAATCTTCAGTTTTTTCCCATAATGCAAAAGCCATGGGCATCGGTCTCGAAGCCGCTGACTATATTGTGATAAGTCACGGCCACTATGACCATTGTGGCGGATTGCAGTATTTTCCCTATAAGGATAAGGCTCCGGCAATTTATGCTCATCCCGATGCTTTTTTAAAAAAGTTTGCTTCCACTGATAAGGACGAACCGTCCATGGAAGTAGGAATACCGTTTGAAATATCCGGGCAGGATTGGATGAAAGACCGGATTGTTTATACCAGAAAGCCTTTGAAGATTGATGAAGGCATCATGGTATCCGGAGAAATTCCTTGTTCCAGCACTTTTGAAGAAGTGCCGAAAGACTTTTACGTTGAGAAGGACGGCAGGATGATGCATGATATGATGCTGGATGAACAGATGCTTATTATTGAGGATGATGATGAAATAGCTATTTTTCTTGGGTGCAGCCACCCGGGAGTTATCAATAGCCTCAAGTATGCGCAGAAGCTTTTTCCTGAGAAAAGTATAAAACTTCTGGTGGCCGGAATGCATCTTGAGAATGTAAGTCCCATACGGCTACAGATGACCATCCAACATATACTGGATATGAATATCCAAAAGGTTGTTCCTTTGCATTGTACCGGGTTTGGGGCGATGTGTGAGATGAAACGCTTCCTGGGTGACCGCTGTCTTATCCTGTGTGCGGGAGACACAATTGAATTCTGA
- a CDS encoding acyl-CoA thioesterase has translation MFISETKFTVRYAETDQMGIVHHSNYPVWFEAARTGFFKKLGFPYSKIEGEGILLPLTDIKCCFKNPARYEDEIEIRVKVIKLTCVRIMFFYEVYNDLDKNLIATGETAHAWTDKSLKPLNLEKRLPGLYEVLKRVVF, from the coding sequence TTGTTTATTTCAGAGACAAAATTTACAGTAAGATATGCTGAAACGGATCAAATGGGAATCGTGCATCACTCTAATTATCCCGTTTGGTTTGAAGCTGCAAGAACCGGTTTTTTCAAGAAACTCGGATTTCCATATTCAAAAATTGAAGGTGAGGGTATTTTACTCCCTTTAACAGACATAAAGTGCTGCTTTAAAAACCCTGCCAGGTATGAGGATGAAATTGAAATCAGGGTCAAGGTTATAAAACTTACCTGTGTAAGGATTATGTTTTTTTATGAGGTTTACAACGACCTTGATAAAAACCTGATAGCCACCGGGGAAACAGCTCATGCATGGACGGATAAAAGCTTGAAACCTCTAAATCTTGAGAAAAGACTGCCGGGATTGTATGAAGTATTAAAGAGGGTAGTATTCTGA
- a CDS encoding transposase, translating to MAIIPQQTLFVWSEIENLGDLERLRLVIEYMPDEELMDKLERERKNGRDDYPVRAMWNSILAGVVFGHISIESLRRELSRNGQLREILPDFGKDLAIDSKAISSLSKRENKNAKADGRRDKDADWGKKEYRGVREDGTAWEKIVKWFGYKLHLIVDANYELPVAFSVTKASEADINEAHRMIDKLDAQRPEILESCETMEADRGYDDSKLLVKLYDEYEIKPVIDIRNMWKDPDGTRMLEEYENVVYNYKGNVYCYCLETGKKREMACGGFEKDRKTLKKLCPAKQYGLECECTDKCCVKHGIRISIETDRRIFTPIDRASYKWERYYNKRTSVERVNSRLDESFGFEKHYIRGKTKMTVRCGIALCVMLAMAVGRIKEKQQDKIRSLVKPA from the coding sequence ATGGCTATTATACCACAACAAACACTATTTGTGTGGAGTGAAATTGAAAATTTAGGAGATTTGGAAAGATTAAGACTTGTCATTGAATATATGCCCGATGAAGAATTAATGGATAAACTTGAAAGAGAACGGAAGAACGGTCGTGATGATTACCCTGTAAGGGCCATGTGGAATTCAATATTGGCAGGAGTTGTATTTGGGCATATATCAATAGAAAGCTTAAGGCGTGAGCTTTCGAGGAATGGGCAGCTAAGAGAAATCCTCCCGGACTTTGGGAAAGATCTGGCGATAGACAGCAAGGCTATATCTTCTCTTTCAAAGCGTGAGAACAAAAACGCCAAAGCAGACGGGAGAAGAGATAAGGATGCAGACTGGGGCAAAAAGGAGTACCGTGGAGTAAGGGAAGACGGGACAGCGTGGGAGAAAATAGTAAAATGGTTTGGATATAAACTGCATCTGATAGTTGATGCCAATTATGAACTTCCTGTAGCATTCAGTGTAACTAAGGCTTCAGAAGCTGATATCAACGAAGCACACCGAATGATAGACAAACTTGATGCCCAAAGGCCTGAAATATTGGAAAGTTGTGAAACAATGGAAGCAGACCGGGGCTATGATGACAGTAAGCTATTAGTAAAGCTTTATGATGAATATGAGATAAAACCGGTAATAGATATTCGGAATATGTGGAAGGATCCTGACGGGACACGAATGTTAGAAGAATACGAAAATGTAGTATACAACTACAAGGGAAACGTATACTGCTATTGTCTTGAGACAGGAAAAAAGAGAGAAATGGCCTGTGGTGGGTTTGAGAAGGACAGAAAGACATTAAAGAAGTTGTGCCCGGCAAAGCAGTACGGGCTTGAGTGCGAATGCACTGATAAATGTTGTGTAAAGCATGGCATAAGGATATCGATTGAAACGGACCGTAGGATATTTACACCGATAGACCGGGCAAGCTATAAATGGGAAAGATATTATAACAAGAGGACATCCGTAGAGAGGGTAAACAGCAGGCTGGACGAATCATTTGGGTTTGAGAAGCATTATATCCGCGGTAAAACAAAAATGACAGTACGCTGCGGAATTGCTTTATGTGTAATGCTTGCAATGGCAGTAGGAAGGATAAAAGAAAAACAGCAGGATAAAATAAGAAGCCTTGTAAAACCTGCTTAA
- a CDS encoding ABC transporter ATP-binding protein, with translation MLVFKNLTKKYGNITAVDNLNLEIEKGEFFGLLGPNGAGKTTTIRMLSTLTAPTSGSISIDGRSMDRNLSEVKVKIGVVPQHTNLEGEMTAWQNLELHGCLYRMPKDARRKRIDELLEFTELSGRANDLVKNFSGGMKRKLMIARALMHKPDILLMDEPTVGLDAAARRKMWDLMKSLNKNGLTVLLTTHYIEEAEILCNRVGLMNEGRLIELDTPKKLVEKVGRFVAECFENGETSSSFFDTRQEAVSYASQIQGSVNIRPSNLEDVFIKLTNRRVGA, from the coding sequence TTGCTGGTTTTTAAGAATCTAACAAAAAAGTATGGAAACATTACTGCCGTGGACAACCTTAACCTTGAAATAGAAAAGGGGGAATTTTTTGGGCTTTTAGGCCCGAACGGGGCAGGTAAAACCACAACAATAAGAATGCTCAGTACTCTTACAGCCCCAACTTCAGGGTCGATCTCCATTGACGGCAGGAGTATGGACAGGAACCTGTCTGAAGTGAAAGTTAAAATTGGCGTTGTACCCCAGCATACCAACCTGGAGGGGGAAATGACGGCATGGCAAAACCTTGAACTCCACGGGTGCCTGTACAGGATGCCTAAAGATGCAAGGAGGAAAAGGATTGATGAACTTTTAGAATTTACAGAACTGTCCGGGCGGGCAAATGACCTGGTAAAAAACTTTTCCGGAGGCATGAAAAGAAAACTGATGATTGCAAGAGCGCTCATGCATAAGCCGGATATACTCCTTATGGATGAGCCGACTGTAGGCCTTGATGCTGCTGCAAGGAGAAAAATGTGGGACCTGATGAAAAGCTTGAACAAAAACGGGCTGACCGTACTGCTGACTACACATTACATCGAAGAGGCTGAAATTTTGTGCAATAGAGTGGGACTCATGAATGAAGGCAGGCTTATAGAACTTGACACACCGAAAAAGCTGGTGGAAAAGGTGGGCAGGTTTGTGGCGGAATGTTTTGAAAACGGTGAGACCAGCAGCAGTTTTTTTGATACACGGCAGGAGGCGGTCAGCTATGCTTCACAAATCCAGGGCAGCGTCAATATCCGTCCATCCAACCTTGAGGATGTATTTATAAAATTGACAAACAGAAGGGTAGGTGCCTGA
- a CDS encoding C4-dicarboxylate TRAP transporter substrate-binding protein, with protein sequence MKKLLILVLASLLILSAVGCGKQSANTPPVAGSDGSTGGTGTPQDVKKGEYVLKVGTVLTEADPLYKGLEKFKQNVEERTKGAVEVQLFASSQLGSDEDILEQAKVGAGVGVITDPGRLSSYIKEFGILGGPYLVDSYEESLKLLDTSVYKDFVEQFADDGLRILSFNYFQGTRQLFTKNPVSKPEDLKGQRIRSSGSDIVTLTVQNMGANPTVLAWSEAYPGLQQKVIDGVEVHYSAAVGSSIFEVTNYLSKTAHFQLLTGLVISNSWFEKLPAEYQQILTEESYNAGKYASEQVIAKNAEYEKTLLDKGLKMVDVDIDAFKKATEPVYDKLGYRKLKDKIDAELGK encoded by the coding sequence ATGAAAAAATTATTGATCTTGGTTTTAGCGTCATTACTAATCTTATCTGCAGTTGGATGTGGTAAGCAGTCAGCGAACACACCGCCTGTGGCAGGTTCTGACGGCTCAACCGGAGGAACTGGTACTCCTCAAGACGTAAAAAAAGGCGAATATGTATTGAAGGTAGGAACAGTTCTTACAGAAGCAGATCCTCTCTATAAAGGACTCGAAAAATTCAAACAGAACGTTGAAGAAAGAACAAAGGGTGCTGTTGAAGTACAGCTCTTTGCAAGCTCACAGCTAGGTAGCGACGAAGATATTCTTGAACAAGCTAAAGTCGGTGCGGGTGTCGGTGTTATCACTGATCCAGGACGACTGAGCTCATATATAAAGGAATTCGGAATTCTTGGTGGTCCGTACCTTGTTGATAGCTATGAGGAAAGTCTGAAGCTGCTTGATACATCCGTGTATAAAGATTTTGTAGAACAGTTTGCGGATGACGGACTCAGAATACTTTCTTTCAATTACTTCCAAGGAACAAGACAACTTTTCACAAAAAACCCAGTATCTAAGCCTGAAGACTTAAAGGGTCAACGGATAAGAAGCTCTGGTTCTGATATTGTTACTCTTACAGTACAGAACATGGGAGCAAATCCGACAGTTCTCGCGTGGTCTGAGGCATATCCTGGCCTTCAGCAGAAGGTTATTGACGGTGTAGAGGTTCATTACTCTGCGGCTGTAGGGTCCAGTATATTTGAAGTGACGAATTACCTTTCTAAGACAGCGCACTTCCAACTGCTCACAGGACTTGTTATTTCAAACTCCTGGTTTGAAAAACTACCTGCCGAATATCAGCAGATTCTTACCGAAGAATCCTATAACGCTGGGAAATATGCGTCAGAGCAAGTTATAGCGAAGAATGCCGAATATGAGAAAACGCTTTTGGATAAAGGTCTGAAGATGGTTGATGTTGATATTGACGCTTTCAAAAAGGCTACCGAGCCTGTTTATGACAAGCTTGGCTACAGAAAACTTAAGGATAAAATAGATGCTGAATTGGGTAAATAA
- a CDS encoding sensor histidine kinase, translating into MRSIGLKLWTGMMVLVMIVLALLWLFQIVFLESFYTGMRVSDIKNEGASIAKLLDEGSKAEFENKADAFAFNNNLSIELVDLGGNIVYTTGSTGFGGQMPMMRNRERVEAFKEVLSGKEVTVPLSHPRFGNKFMLIGLPVKKSGELTGVLFINMPLAPVEDTVSILKKQLIFITLILLVAAVMISYMISRTFTKPILEIKKVSEKMASGDFSDRIKSGSKDEIGKLAETINYMGQELSKIEQLRKDLIANVSHELRTPLSLIRGYAETIRDVSGNVPEKRERQLDIIIEESERLSKIVDDILNLSQMQAGYLNLNPGRFMINKTIEDVVKRYDILSEKTGIKIIFENTGDIMVTADEQRIEQVLYNLINNAFNHTPEGGSITVKVIDGQHTVKVEVSDTGTGISDEDIKHVWDRYYKADKTSGRKMVGTGLGLAIVKSILEAHKALYGVESKKGAGTTFWFELQK; encoded by the coding sequence ATGAGAAGTATAGGTTTAAAGCTCTGGACTGGAATGATGGTGCTTGTTATGATTGTACTGGCACTTTTATGGCTTTTCCAGATTGTATTTCTTGAAAGCTTTTATACCGGCATGAGAGTATCGGATATAAAAAATGAAGGTGCTTCCATAGCAAAATTACTTGATGAGGGAAGTAAAGCCGAGTTTGAAAATAAGGCGGATGCTTTTGCATTTAATAACAACTTGAGCATCGAGCTTGTAGACTTGGGTGGGAATATTGTATATACGACAGGATCGACAGGCTTCGGCGGACAAATGCCCATGATGAGAAACAGAGAAAGGGTTGAGGCTTTTAAGGAAGTTCTTTCCGGAAAGGAAGTAACCGTCCCCTTATCTCATCCTCGCTTTGGGAACAAGTTCATGCTGATCGGCCTCCCGGTAAAAAAATCCGGAGAATTAACGGGCGTGCTTTTTATAAACATGCCGTTGGCTCCAGTTGAGGATACTGTCTCAATATTAAAAAAACAGCTTATATTTATAACATTGATTTTGCTTGTTGCAGCAGTGATGATTTCATACATGATTTCCAGAACATTTACAAAGCCGATACTTGAGATTAAGAAGGTATCTGAGAAGATGGCTTCCGGCGATTTTTCAGACAGGATAAAATCCGGGAGCAAGGATGAAATCGGCAAACTTGCAGAAACAATCAATTATATGGGACAGGAGCTTTCTAAAATCGAGCAGCTTCGCAAAGACTTGATTGCCAACGTATCTCATGAGCTTCGGACACCGTTAAGCCTGATCCGCGGCTATGCCGAGACCATAAGGGATGTCAGCGGAAACGTTCCCGAAAAACGTGAAAGACAGCTTGATATTATTATTGAAGAATCAGAACGGCTAAGTAAGATTGTGGATGATATTCTCAACCTTTCACAGATGCAGGCAGGATACCTGAATTTAAACCCAGGACGGTTTATGATCAACAAAACAATAGAGGATGTAGTTAAAAGATATGATATTTTAAGTGAGAAGACAGGTATTAAGATTATATTCGAAAATACCGGGGACATAATGGTAACAGCTGATGAGCAGAGAATAGAACAGGTATTGTATAATCTTATCAATAACGCTTTCAACCACACACCCGAAGGAGGAAGCATAACGGTTAAAGTAATTGACGGTCAACACACTGTTAAAGTCGAGGTGTCGGATACCGGAACGGGCATCTCGGATGAGGACATCAAGCATGTGTGGGACAGGTATTATAAAGCAGACAAAACAAGTGGAAGGAAGATGGTGGGTACAGGACTTGGACTTGCTATCGTAAAAAGCATACTTGAGGCCCATAAGGCTTTATATGGTGTTGAAAGCAAAAAAGGAGCCGGAACTACATTTTGGTTTGAGCTCCAGAAATAG
- a CDS encoding ABC transporter substrate-binding protein: MLKINKFIALLIAVFMIIAVFAGCGAKDGNTAKDNSVAAVQETPAQAQQEAQAKAQEDKKDAEVYPLKVKDFNGFEITIEKKPESIVSLTLGTDEMLLSLVDKSRIKALSGKIAEDEGISNVADKAKEFPKAEQNVETVISLKPDIVFAASWMKKEAIQQMRDAKIPVYCYGTATNVERKQRVPGKAEAAVPGYRG; encoded by the coding sequence ATGCTAAAAATAAATAAATTTATAGCTTTATTAATTGCAGTATTTATGATTATAGCAGTTTTTGCAGGATGCGGCGCTAAAGACGGCAATACAGCAAAGGATAACTCCGTGGCAGCAGTACAGGAGACACCGGCGCAAGCGCAGCAAGAAGCACAGGCAAAGGCGCAGGAAGACAAAAAGGACGCTGAAGTTTATCCTTTAAAAGTCAAGGACTTTAATGGATTTGAAATAACAATTGAAAAGAAACCCGAAAGTATTGTGTCTTTGACTCTCGGGACAGATGAAATGCTTTTATCCCTTGTAGACAAAAGCAGGATCAAGGCACTGTCGGGGAAAATTGCAGAGGATGAAGGAATTTCAAACGTTGCTGATAAAGCAAAGGAATTTCCGAAAGCAGAACAAAATGTCGAGACGGTAATATCCTTAAAGCCCGACATTGTTTTTGCGGCAAGCTGGATGAAAAAAGAAGCGATTCAGCAGATGAGAGACGCAAAAATACCCGTTTACTGCTACGGGACAGCTACAAATGTGGAACGCAAGCAGCGAGTACCTGGAAAAGCTGAAGCAGCTGTACCTGGATATAGAGGGTAA
- the mgrA gene encoding L-glyceraldehyde 3-phosphate reductase, translating to MTYQPNASRYSTMKYNRCGKSGLKLPAISLGLWHNFGGITVFENSREMIRKAFDLGITHFDLANNYGPPPGSAEENFGRILKLDFSGYRDEMVISTKAGYHMWPGPYGEWGSKKYLIASLDQSLKRMGLEYVDIFYSHRFDPETPLEETMSALDLIVRQGKALYVGISNYKPDEARQAINILKKLGTPCLIHQARYSMFDRWVEEGLLDLLEEEGIGCIAFSPLAKGLLTNRYLNGIPTDSRAASQSQFLTPQDITEDKLTKILRLNDLACKRGQSLAQMALAWVLRNKTVTSALIGASKPEQIEDCVRAVNNLEFSSEELSLIEEILK from the coding sequence ATGACTTATCAACCGAATGCCAGCAGATACAGCACCATGAAATATAACCGCTGCGGCAAAAGCGGATTAAAATTGCCGGCAATTTCCCTGGGGCTCTGGCACAATTTTGGTGGAATAACAGTTTTTGAAAATAGTAGAGAAATGATAAGAAAAGCTTTTGATTTAGGCATAACACATTTTGACCTTGCAAATAACTACGGTCCTCCACCAGGGTCTGCAGAAGAAAATTTCGGTAGAATACTTAAACTTGATTTTTCGGGATATAGGGATGAAATGGTAATCTCCACTAAAGCCGGTTATCACATGTGGCCCGGCCCTTATGGCGAGTGGGGTTCGAAAAAGTACCTCATCGCCAGTTTGGACCAAAGTTTAAAACGTATGGGATTGGAATATGTAGATATTTTCTATTCCCACAGATTTGACCCGGAAACTCCACTTGAAGAAACTATGTCGGCACTTGACCTCATTGTACGCCAGGGTAAGGCACTTTATGTCGGAATATCTAATTATAAACCGGATGAAGCAAGGCAAGCTATAAACATATTAAAAAAATTGGGAACTCCATGTTTAATTCACCAGGCAAGGTACTCAATGTTTGACCGCTGGGTTGAAGAGGGCCTCCTTGACTTGCTGGAGGAAGAGGGAATCGGATGTATTGCTTTTTCACCTCTTGCAAAAGGTCTGCTCACAAATCGATATTTAAATGGTATTCCCACGGACTCAAGAGCTGCGAGTCAAAGCCAGTTTCTCACCCCTCAAGACATCACCGAAGACAAACTCACCAAGATTCTCCGGTTAAATGATTTAGCCTGCAAACGCGGACAATCACTGGCACAAATGGCTCTGGCATGGGTTCTAAGAAACAAAACAGTTACTTCAGCTCTAATAGGAGCGAGTAAACCAGAACAGATAGAAGATTGTGTAAGAGCAGTAAATAATCTTGAGTTCAGCAGTGAAGAATTGTCTTTGATTGAAGAAATATTAAAATAG
- a CDS encoding P-loop NTPase, whose protein sequence is MKQASEKNRNNGCPGEEKCNPEDFRCKTHELNDIKRTVAVLSGKGGVGKSLVTSLLGVVMRRKGYNIGILDADITGPSIPKVFGADDYRADTGEFGIYPARTHNDIKIMSINLLLEKNDFGESKAEKVAQEMDIPFLGRLPVDPDLAALCDKGEIEKFDKDYVNGCIEMLEKRLGGD, encoded by the coding sequence ATGAAGCAAGCTTCAGAAAAGAACAGGAATAATGGATGTCCGGGAGAAGAAAAGTGTAATCCTGAGGATTTCAGATGCAAAACGCATGAACTCAATGATATTAAGAGAACAGTGGCTGTTTTGAGCGGCAAGGGTGGAGTGGGCAAATCCCTTGTAACTTCCTTGCTGGGCGTTGTGATGAGGAGAAAAGGCTATAACATTGGCATACTGGATGCAGATATTACCGGCCCTTCTATACCAAAGGTATTCGGCGCTGATGATTACAGGGCTGATACCGGTGAATTCGGCATATATCCTGCCAGGACGCATAATGATATCAAGATCATGTCTATCAATCTTCTGCTGGAAAAGAACGATTTTGGAGAAAGCAAGGCAGAAAAGGTCGCACAAGAAATGGACATTCCGTTTCTGGGCAGACTGCCTGTTGACCCCGACCTGGCAGCTCTTTGTGATAAAGGGGAAATTGAAAAATTCGATAAGGACTATGTGAATGGCTGCATAGAAATGCTTGAAAAAAGGTTGGGCGGTGATTGA